Proteins encoded in a region of the Myxococcales bacterium genome:
- a CDS encoding ABC transporter substrate-binding protein, with the protein MTRVVGPSAPTDSPAAPRSAEPGSRVTPQVRLVRPLGAGGMGTVWLARHEALGVDVAVKLVNSMVAASPTALRRFEREAALLAKVRSPHVVAVLDAGESPELGPYLVMELLEGHDLGVELDARGRLEPREVLTIAEQVGSGLKRAHDAGLVHRDLKPGNLFLCAGMGTTPFVKILDFGVAFAEGEETQLTQAGDVVGTRSTMSPEQAAGRPVDARSDLYSLALVLFRLMTGTAAIPRASLEALGLAAYRMERPRPSALVPSLPAEVDSWFARATEPEPEARFADVDTWLVALQGAMRACSPPVNAPAESTVDDGATLPDGESPSAEPALGAATPATPEPDGDERGRASATPPRASARRWRLGAVAALTLLLASITIAITSAHRAPRAVDPSRAPTASSDAAAGPGEPAADAGRPEGRVRLALLTDLSGANRRRGSELERAARTAVAAINREGGVRGRTLVLDTLDDQGASGAFLSARALEASTRASVPAVLGPLLSPQAVEVGPALAERGVLAVSATATAESLAPSDRAPGLFVGLAPSDDAQGPALARAAKGRSGAPLGRPCRRLAIVAASDAHGAPFAQALEAEARAAPPLETTRHLVPPEPRRRYDDLVAEVAREKADCLALLVSPKVGGRVVTSIPAAQRKGLRLLAGDSLASRDFIEFARGDVEDVNAPSLAEGVEGVAVASAAPDRAELSAFRRQFRATHGGDPDEPFAAHQFDAVVLLALAIEAEGLAAPSAKLRDAMIRISQGKSGYGPSELGRLLRAVARGEDAGYEGASGDLDLGPNGRVQGAFEPWVVKGGKIVRGSPSAH; encoded by the coding sequence GTGACGCGCGTCGTAGGCCCGTCCGCGCCCACCGACTCGCCCGCGGCGCCGCGGTCCGCCGAGCCCGGAAGCCGCGTGACGCCCCAGGTGCGCCTGGTGCGCCCTCTCGGCGCGGGCGGAATGGGCACCGTATGGCTCGCGCGCCATGAAGCGCTCGGCGTCGACGTCGCGGTGAAGCTCGTCAATTCGATGGTCGCCGCGAGCCCCACGGCGCTCCGACGCTTCGAGCGCGAGGCCGCGCTGCTCGCCAAGGTGCGGAGCCCTCACGTGGTCGCCGTGCTCGACGCGGGCGAGTCCCCGGAGCTCGGCCCCTACCTGGTCATGGAGCTGCTCGAGGGCCACGACCTCGGGGTGGAGCTCGACGCGCGCGGCCGACTCGAGCCGCGCGAGGTCCTCACGATCGCCGAGCAGGTGGGCAGCGGGCTGAAGAGAGCTCACGACGCCGGGCTCGTGCACCGCGATCTGAAGCCTGGAAACCTCTTTCTCTGCGCGGGAATGGGGACCACGCCATTTGTCAAGATTCTTGACTTTGGCGTGGCGTTCGCCGAGGGCGAAGAGACGCAGCTCACGCAGGCGGGGGACGTCGTCGGGACACGCTCGACGATGAGCCCCGAGCAGGCGGCGGGCAGACCCGTCGACGCGCGCAGCGATCTCTACTCACTCGCGCTTGTGCTCTTCCGGCTGATGACCGGCACGGCCGCCATCCCCCGCGCCTCGCTCGAGGCGCTCGGCCTCGCGGCGTATCGCATGGAGCGACCGCGCCCTTCGGCGCTCGTCCCGAGCCTCCCTGCGGAGGTGGACTCGTGGTTCGCGCGCGCGACCGAGCCCGAGCCCGAGGCGCGCTTTGCGGACGTCGACACCTGGCTTGTGGCGCTCCAAGGGGCGATGCGTGCGTGCTCTCCGCCGGTGAACGCGCCCGCGGAATCCACAGTCGACGACGGCGCGACGCTCCCTGATGGGGAGTCCCCGAGCGCGGAGCCCGCCCTCGGCGCCGCGACGCCGGCGACTCCGGAGCCCGACGGCGACGAGCGTGGCCGAGCCTCCGCGACCCCGCCGCGCGCGAGCGCCCGAAGGTGGCGGCTCGGCGCGGTCGCAGCCCTCACGCTGCTCCTTGCATCGATCACGATCGCGATCACGAGCGCGCACCGCGCACCGCGCGCGGTCGACCCGAGCCGCGCGCCCACTGCGTCGAGTGACGCCGCCGCGGGCCCGGGGGAGCCCGCCGCCGACGCCGGCCGCCCAGAAGGACGCGTGCGCCTCGCGCTCTTGACCGATCTCTCCGGCGCGAACCGCCGACGCGGGAGCGAGCTCGAGCGGGCGGCCCGTACGGCCGTCGCCGCTATCAACCGCGAAGGCGGCGTACGTGGTCGTACCCTCGTGCTTGACACGCTCGACGACCAAGGCGCTTCCGGCGCGTTCCTGAGCGCGCGAGCGCTCGAGGCGTCGACGCGGGCGAGCGTGCCGGCCGTCCTGGGGCCGCTGCTCAGCCCGCAGGCCGTCGAGGTCGGACCCGCGCTCGCGGAGCGCGGCGTCCTCGCCGTCTCGGCGACGGCCACGGCCGAGTCGCTCGCCCCGAGCGACCGCGCGCCTGGGCTCTTCGTCGGCCTCGCGCCGTCCGACGACGCCCAGGGGCCCGCGCTCGCGCGCGCCGCGAAGGGGCGCTCGGGGGCGCCGCTCGGTCGGCCCTGCCGCCGGCTCGCGATCGTGGCGGCGAGCGACGCGCACGGAGCGCCCTTCGCGCAGGCGCTCGAGGCCGAGGCGCGCGCCGCGCCGCCGCTCGAGACGACGCGCCACCTCGTCCCGCCGGAGCCGCGGCGCCGGTACGACGACCTGGTCGCGGAGGTGGCGCGCGAGAAGGCCGACTGCCTCGCCTTGCTCGTGTCGCCGAAGGTCGGAGGCCGCGTGGTCACGTCGATCCCCGCCGCGCAGCGCAAGGGCCTCCGCCTTCTCGCGGGCGACTCGCTCGCCTCGCGCGACTTCATCGAGTTCGCGCGCGGCGACGTCGAGGACGTGAACGCCCCCTCGCTCGCGGAGGGCGTCGAGGGCGTCGCGGTCGCCTCCGCGGCGCCGGATCGAGCGGAGCTCTCTGCGTTCCGCAGGCAGTTCCGCGCCACCCACGGAGGCGATCCCGACGAGCCCTTCGCGGCGCACCAGTTCGACGCGGTGGTCCTCCTCGCGCTCGCGATCGAGGCCGAAGGGCTCGCGGCGCCTTCCGCCAAGCTGCGCGACGCCATGATCCGCATCAGCCAAGGCAAGAGCGGCTACGGCCCCTCCGAGCTCGGGCGACTCCTCCGCGCCGTCGCGCGAGGCGAAGACGCAGGCTACGAGGGGGCCTCGGGAGATCTCGACCTCGGGCCGAACGGGCGCGTGCAGGGCGCCTTCGAGCCGTGGGTCGTGAAGGGCGGCAAGATC